The Chryseolinea soli nucleotide sequence TAGGAAAGGTCCATTTGCTATATCCATAAATGCGTATCCTCAGATTTTAGGGGATATTACAAAAGGCAAACGCGGCATGAATACCGCACTTAGCCTGAGAATCGAGCACGCCCTGGGATTAGAGGAGGGTTTCTTCATGACGCTTCAGGTTCACTATGAGATCAAAGAAGAAAAGCGCAAGCAACAGGACATGTCTCATCCTGACCTGGCAATATTGAGGAGCGGATTATTCTGGGACACTGATGTTTCGAAGATTGATTGGCAAAGGCAACGCAAGGCAATCATTCAAAGAATTTTTGAACGCGGTGATGAACAGGAGAAAGCCGAAATAAGACGCTTCTATGGAAGTGATATTGTAAAAAAGGTTCTGCAGGAACTGAATCTGAGCCATGCCGGATAGTTTGCATTGGGATACCGTTACTCCCCTGCTGAAGGATGCGCTCACCATCCTGATGGAAAGCGAAATATTTGACCCGTTCCGTTTGGTGGGGGGTACTTCACTGAGCCTACAGTTGGGACACCGAATGTCGGACGACATTGATTTGTTCACCGATGAAGTCTATGAGTCAATTGATTTTGATAAGATTGATAAGTTCCTCAGAGATTCCTTCGCCTATGTATCCGAACCAACAACAGGTCCGATTGGGATGGGAAGGTCATATTTCATTGGCAACAGCAAGGATGATACTGTCAAGCTTGATCTTTATTACACCGACAAGTTCATAAGAGATCCGTTAGTTTTAGGTCCCTACAGACTGGCAACAGTGGAGGAGATTGTGGCGATGAAAATCGACATTGTTCAGCGTCGCGGCAGGAAAAAAGATTTTTGGGACCTGCATGAAGTGATTGAGGACTACAGCATAGAAGCAATGATTGCGCTGCACCAGGAGCGATACCCGTATAATCACAACGAAGCGATTATAAGAGAAAACTTCACCGATTTTTCAAACGCCGATGGCGACTTTGATCCAAAATGCGCGAGGGGAAAGTTCTGGGAACTTATTAAATATGATTTCTTCAAGACGCTAGAGTCTTGAACCCGCCGACAGAATTAACGTGCGCCAAAATCACAGCGTCAGATATCATGTTTATCAAAATAAATCTGTATCACGGCTATTTTCATAATCAAATTGTGCCTTTAGTATTGCGTCCTTTCAATTTCGAACCCCGCTGGGGTACTTTTTATCGATCTAACTTCCTGAAGGTTAGAATATTATATCTTATAAAATCCAAAAATTACCGCGTGATTTTTGGTATCTTTTGATTCGTTTTGGTCTCTTAATGAACGTCTTTACTCTCATAAATTTACGAAAAAGGGCGAATTGTGGCCCAGAAATGGTCGAAATCCGGCCAAATTTTACTATTTTTTAAGTGGGAAGATTGCCCCACACAATAGGGGATGCGCACATTCTCTTGTATTTGACTTGCCAGAGGGAAAATATTTGAGCTACAGGCATGTATTGAAAAGCTCGGGCTTAAGACTTCGAGCATTTTTGGAATGTTTACTTGGTGCAGCAATCACTGGCGCATAGTAATTCTTATTAGCTCCAAGCCAGAAGAGGCTTTAAAGATTTTTGTTGTAGGTAACATTTATATAAAGCACCCTTAGCCATTAAAATCGTTATGATTAGAGAAAAAATTGGAACCAAAGAGAATATAGTCAACCTATTTTCTCATCCAAATAATTGCAGTAATGTTTGCTATTTGCCCTGGACCCTAGAGCAAACAGTTAAACACTACATTTCACAGAGCATCCAAAGAGATGGATATAACACAACCTCCTTGACCATTACGGTATCCGGAAATGATGTATTTCTTGAGTCGGATGGTGAAACCTTCTCAGGTGAATACTTAAAAAACCTAATAAAGTTTCTTGAAATCGGGCTACTGGGCTTCGATCTTTCGATCAAAAGAAACAACGTGAAAAAATGGAAGGCTAACTGGAGATTCTTATTACCTCTTGGCATTTCAATTTTTAATCATAAGACCATTGAAATGATGGATTTTCCCCCTGTTTCCCTGGTATTGGAAAAGCAAGATTACTTGAATTCCAAAACCAGCGATCGCTGGTCCGAGCTACTGCTGTTGAATGGTGCGGATAAGATTGACCTTGAGAAATTTGAGTCAATTTTAGATATAGTGCCGATAGCTGCTCCGGCTGGAGATGGAGCTATTTTAGATCAGGAAGGTGTTTATAATGGCGATTTTGACGGCTACACGCTGAGCCTATTGGATTTTTTTTCAAAGACTTCAGATCCCTTAATTGGTAAGCCGCTGGTTGCTTTTGGTGCGCCTATCAGGCAATGGTTGAAGCGAAAATATGGATTGTCACTAAATGTTTTAACAGTGGGCACGTTCAAATTGGATAACAACAGGACAATATCTACTATAGGTTCAAATCATCCGGCTTTTATTTTCTACGCGGGCCATAAATTCATATGCGAGCCAGATAAGGACAAATTAAATTTTGAGCTCGCATTTAAAGTGATGCAGCAAGACCTGATTGTGGCGCAATGGCAAGTTGAAATGGGAAGTAAACCAGCCTCTGATCCAAAAGCTGTATTGGCGAAATGCAAGACTAATTGGGCGAACAGGCCAAGTGAAATTGAAGACCTTGTAAATAGACAGGTCTATGGAAAAACCATCACGCGTGAGCTACAGGAGTATGCAAGGTCCCTTGCGACTGAAACAGACTTTAAATTCAACGAAAAATTTTTACAAGAAATCGAGAAGAATGCTCCTCTTGAATTGTTAAAAAGAGATTGGTGAGCTATGTAATTGACAAGGTGCTGAATATGCGAAAATATTATTGGGGACTAGTGTTTTTTATTCTTTCACACAACACTGAGGGATACGATAAAATCGGTCATCGAATCATCGCGCAAATAGCTTCAATGAATTTACATCCGAAGGCAAAATTAAGAATTGAGAATATTCTAGGTAAAAATGGACTGGCAAATGTCTCGAACTGGGCGGATGAGATTAGAAGTGACCATGCGTTTGACTATTCTGCGAGATGGCATTATTTAAATGTTGATGGTGAATATGACTCAAATGACCTGGATAGCGTGTTTGAAAATGCTACAAATAGAAATGACAATCTTTTATTTGCGATTGACAGTCTGATTAAAGTGCTTAGAAAGAATCGAAATGATATTCAGGCGCTGAAATTTTTGGTCCATTTTATAGGTGACCTTCATCAGCCTTTGCATTTGGGTAGATCAATTGATCGAGGTGGGAATTTGATTAAAGTAAAGTGGTCCAAGGACTCGATTAATCTTCATTCCTTGTGGGATACTCAGATGATCAATTTTGAACAACTGAGTTATACAGAATACTCACATTTTCTCTTAGAGTCATCGAACTTTAAAGAAGTGCGATCTGCAAAATCAAACTTAAAAACTTCTTTCAAAAAGTCGTATGTGATTAGTAGAAGAATATATAATTACAACTACAAAGATTTAAACCAATATATTTACTACTACGGTTTTTCAAATGACATTGCAGGATTGCTGATTACTGGAGGCTCTCTTCTCTCTTCTGTGCTCAATGAACTATATTCATAAAGTATGCATGCCGAGAGAGAATTAAAACACAGGCGATTACCTTTAAAGCCAAAAATATACTACGTGTGCCGGATGAATCGGAAAGTAGCAGAGATTACAATAAATCGTTAAAGGCCTTCATTTTTAGGATAAAAAACGTTCCAAAACGCATCTTTTTCTTTCCAAAAAACATCGTTTTCGGATCAATTTTCGCATATTTTTACTAGAAATGTAGGACGACTATTTCATTAAAAAAGGAAATTCCCGTGAAGAACCCACCCTTAAAGTACTCCCTGACTGAGGGCCGGCTTTCAACGCTATTTTTTTGATGACAGGAATTACTCTACTACCACCTATCTCTGGGTTAAAGCGATCGCGGCGGAAATCATTCGGAGGTAATAAACAATTGATCAGCTAGATTAAGATTAATATGCTAAAGGAAGTCAATTGGTCAGTATCTAGAACATATCGATCCGAAACAGAATGCGAACCGTATCAATTTTATAGTGATGCGTTAATCCAGAGCAAATCTCTGGACCTTCTACTGGGATACTTCAGTTCTGCGACGATTAGCGTGCTCTCAGGGGGGTTTGCCGTTTTTCTCTCGTCTGGCGGTATAGCCCGAATAGTGATCAATGATGTTTTGTCGGATCAGGACAAGCATGCAATAAAGCAAGCAACCCAACGTGAGGCTGCTTTATTTCCGATTGATCTATTAAATGTGAAGGGCCTTCGAAAAACGTTGGATGATTATGGTAGACATTTTTTTGAATGTCTCTCATGGTTGATAGCTAATCAAAGAATTCAGATGAAGATCATTCGGCCGAAAAATCGAAGAGGAATATCTCATTACAAATCTGGAATATTTTCTGACGGAATAGAGCAAGTTGGATTCAAAGGATCGTGC carries:
- a CDS encoding helix-turn-helix transcriptional regulator, which codes for MKTNEIDLLKGIHPGFVLERKLKEKNLRKGPFAISINAYPQILGDITKGKRGMNTALSLRIEHALGLEEGFFMTLQVHYEIKEEKRKQQDMSHPDLAILRSGLFWDTDVSKIDWQRQRKAIIQRIFERGDEQEKAEIRRFYGSDIVKKVLQELNLSHAG
- a CDS encoding nucleotidyl transferase AbiEii/AbiGii toxin family protein is translated as MPDSLHWDTVTPLLKDALTILMESEIFDPFRLVGGTSLSLQLGHRMSDDIDLFTDEVYESIDFDKIDKFLRDSFAYVSEPTTGPIGMGRSYFIGNSKDDTVKLDLYYTDKFIRDPLVLGPYRLATVEEIVAMKIDIVQRRGRKKDFWDLHEVIEDYSIEAMIALHQERYPYNHNEAIIRENFTDFSNADGDFDPKCARGKFWELIKYDFFKTLES
- a CDS encoding S1/P1 nuclease: MSYVIDKVLNMRKYYWGLVFFILSHNTEGYDKIGHRIIAQIASMNLHPKAKLRIENILGKNGLANVSNWADEIRSDHAFDYSARWHYLNVDGEYDSNDLDSVFENATNRNDNLLFAIDSLIKVLRKNRNDIQALKFLVHFIGDLHQPLHLGRSIDRGGNLIKVKWSKDSINLHSLWDTQMINFEQLSYTEYSHFLLESSNFKEVRSAKSNLKTSFKKSYVISRRIYNYNYKDLNQYIYYYGFSNDIAGLLITGGSLLSSVLNELYS